The Mucilaginibacter mallensis genome has a segment encoding these proteins:
- a CDS encoding family 78 glycoside hydrolase catalytic domain — MKRFYLLLLLFPSQVFAQTLKVANLQCEYESNPMGIEASSPKLSWKLQSAERNIMQTAYRILVSDNIESLDKNIGNTWDSKHINSSTSIEVAYKGRPLLSAKTYYWKVTVWDNHQHMSAWSEIAKWQMGLLTLADWAGAKWIAYAQMPDSMRMVPFPAGKGPKGLLPANDVLPLLRKTFTISKPVKRATLYICGLGHFDMSLNGNKVGDHFLDPGWTQYNKQALYVPFDLTDKLVQGNNALGVMLGNGFYYIPRDKRYRKMTGAYGYPKMICRLVIEYKDGSITNLGSDRSWKTAPGPIIFTSIYGGEDYNANLEQPDWNTINFDDTKWQNAIIVTGSPQLNAQAADPLKVMQEFTPISKKDIGNGAWVYDLGQNASGIPQITIQGKKGDTVRIIPAELIHPDGSANQTGSGKPHYYNYILKGGGPETWHPQFTYYGFRYLQVEGVVSQGKANPSQLPVLLDIKGLHTRNAAATVGSFSCSNELFNRAFKLIDWAMKSNMASLFTDCPHREKLGWLEEVHLVGNSIRYNYDIHRLALKCINDMRLAQTSEGLIPEIAPEYTQFGEPFRDSPEWGSNSIILPWYVYEWYGDKDVLANSYDMMKRYIDYLGTKADHHILTEGLGDWYDQGPQAPGYSQQTPKGITATAFYYYDLDIIAKVAKLLGKTQDVATYNVLAADVKQAYNKAFFNTQTKEYGTGSQTANSISLYMGLVEPQDKDAVINNMVKELKDHGNSLTAGDIGFRYLLKALDDAGRSDVIFDMNSRSDVPGYGYQLAHGATSLTESWGALPQVSNNHLMLGHIMEWFYSSLAGIRSAHGAIAMNKIEIKPEPVGDVTYAKASYDSPYGIIATDWKKRNGDFDLMVQIPVNTTAVVYLPAKPGTVITEDGKPVNKSQLLGYKDGRALIKTGSGIYHFIAGK; from the coding sequence ATGAAAAGATTTTATTTGCTGCTTTTACTGTTTCCGTCACAGGTGTTTGCGCAAACGCTGAAGGTAGCCAATTTGCAATGCGAGTATGAGAGCAATCCTATGGGGATTGAGGCCTCATCGCCAAAGTTGAGCTGGAAGCTACAATCTGCAGAACGCAATATTATGCAAACAGCTTACCGTATTTTGGTTAGCGATAATATTGAAAGTTTAGATAAGAACATAGGCAATACCTGGGATTCAAAGCATATCAATTCATCAACATCAATTGAGGTAGCTTATAAGGGTAGGCCGCTTTTATCAGCCAAAACTTATTACTGGAAAGTGACAGTTTGGGATAATCACCAGCATATGTCAGCATGGAGCGAAATAGCAAAATGGCAAATGGGTTTGCTAACACTCGCCGATTGGGCAGGTGCAAAATGGATAGCCTACGCGCAAATGCCCGATTCCATGCGCATGGTGCCTTTTCCGGCAGGTAAAGGGCCCAAAGGTTTGCTGCCTGCTAATGATGTGCTGCCCTTGTTGCGCAAAACGTTTACTATTAGCAAGCCTGTAAAAAGAGCTACCCTATACATATGTGGTTTAGGTCATTTTGATATGAGCCTGAACGGCAATAAGGTAGGTGATCATTTCCTCGACCCCGGATGGACGCAATATAATAAACAGGCTTTATACGTGCCTTTTGATTTAACCGACAAGTTGGTACAAGGTAACAACGCGTTAGGTGTAATGCTCGGCAACGGCTTCTATTATATCCCAAGGGATAAACGCTATCGTAAAATGACCGGTGCTTATGGCTATCCGAAAATGATATGCCGACTGGTAATTGAGTATAAAGACGGCTCGATTACTAATTTAGGGAGCGATAGAAGCTGGAAAACAGCTCCTGGCCCAATAATTTTTACCAGCATTTACGGTGGTGAAGATTACAATGCCAACCTGGAGCAACCCGACTGGAACACTATTAATTTTGATGATACTAAATGGCAAAATGCTATAATAGTAACGGGCTCTCCGCAATTAAACGCGCAGGCAGCTGACCCGCTGAAAGTGATGCAGGAATTTACCCCCATCAGCAAAAAAGACATAGGTAATGGCGCATGGGTTTATGATCTGGGCCAAAATGCATCAGGTATCCCGCAAATCACTATTCAGGGCAAAAAGGGGGATACGGTACGAATTATCCCCGCAGAATTAATTCACCCTGATGGCAGCGCAAATCAAACCGGATCAGGCAAACCACATTATTATAATTATATTTTAAAAGGTGGCGGCCCCGAAACCTGGCATCCTCAGTTTACCTATTATGGATTCAGGTATTTACAGGTAGAGGGCGTAGTTTCGCAAGGCAAAGCTAATCCAAGTCAATTGCCTGTTTTGTTAGATATAAAGGGTTTACATACACGCAATGCTGCCGCTACGGTTGGTAGCTTTAGTTGTTCAAATGAGCTGTTTAACCGCGCATTTAAGCTGATTGACTGGGCCATGAAAAGCAATATGGCAAGCCTGTTTACTGATTGCCCGCACCGCGAAAAACTGGGTTGGCTGGAAGAAGTGCATTTAGTAGGGAATTCAATACGTTATAATTATGATATCCATCGCCTGGCACTAAAATGTATAAACGATATGCGCCTGGCGCAAACATCCGAAGGTTTAATACCTGAGATAGCACCTGAATACACTCAATTCGGCGAGCCTTTCCGTGATTCACCGGAGTGGGGAAGTAATAGCATCATTTTGCCGTGGTATGTTTATGAGTGGTATGGTGATAAAGATGTGTTAGCCAATAGCTACGATATGATGAAACGCTATATCGATTACTTAGGCACGAAAGCCGATCATCACATCCTTACGGAGGGTTTAGGTGATTGGTACGACCAGGGTCCCCAAGCGCCGGGCTATTCACAGCAAACACCAAAAGGAATTACCGCGACTGCTTTTTATTATTATGATCTCGATATTATAGCTAAAGTGGCAAAGCTTTTAGGTAAAACGCAGGATGTTGCAACCTATAATGTTTTAGCAGCAGATGTTAAACAGGCTTATAATAAAGCATTCTTTAATACGCAAACCAAAGAATACGGCACAGGTAGCCAAACAGCAAATTCCATCTCGCTATACATGGGTTTAGTTGAACCACAGGACAAAGATGCTGTTATCAACAATATGGTTAAGGAATTAAAGGATCATGGCAACAGCCTTACTGCTGGCGATATTGGGTTTCGTTACCTGCTGAAAGCATTGGATGATGCCGGGCGTTCGGATGTGATCTTTGATATGAACAGTCGTTCAGATGTGCCGGGATATGGCTATCAGTTGGCACACGGAGCAACTTCGTTAACAGAATCATGGGGAGCTTTGCCGCAGGTATCCAACAATCACCTAATGCTGGGCCATATTATGGAGTGGTTTTACAGTAGTTTGGCCGGCATCCGCTCAGCTCACGGTGCCATTGCCATGAATAAGATCGAAATAAAGCCGGAGCCTGTAGGTGATGTTACTTATGCAAAAGCGAGTTATGATTCACCTTATGGTATTATTGCTACAGACTGGAAGAAGAGAAATGGAGATTTTGACCTAATGGTTCAGATCCCGGTAAATACCACCGCTGTAGTATACCTGCCTGCTAAACCCGGTACAGTCATTACTGAAGATGGAAAACCGGTTAATAAATCACAGCTTTTAGGCTATAAAGATGGTAGGGCTTTAATAAAAACGGGTTCAGGTATCTACCATTTTATTGCGGGTAAATAG
- a CDS encoding malectin domain-containing carbohydrate-binding protein translates to MVVLLLFIGKPVIAQQNIRQETLLNNNWRTIANERDINAYKGFEKASFPDKNWLTVDVPHNWDNYGGYRRLKHGNLHGYAWYRKVFTITERKAGKRYFLWFEGVGSYATVWLNGTQVGYHAGGRTTFTIDVTNAIKTGNNLLCVRADHPAFIKDLPWVCGGCSDDPGFSEGSQPMGIFRPVHLIVTDPVRIEPFGIHVWNDTTVSEQSATLNLETEVKNYTSTAVTATVINKLIDAKGNIVAQSKSELNLVAGGTSITKQIMSEIKLVHLWSLVDPYLYTVLAQVVINGKIADQTSIPYGIRWISWPIDRNNGDNRFYLNGKPIFINGIAEYEHMMGNSAAFSNQEIKARVMQLRSAGFNAFRDAHQPHNLEYQKYWDKLGILWWPQYSAHIWYDTPEFRENYKALLRDWVKERRNSPSVILWGLQNESRLPEDFAKECSAIICSLDPTASTQRKITTCNGGKGTDWDVPQNWSGTYGGNPLDYAQDLQKDILVGEYGAWRSIDLHTEGLFNETNILSEDRMSQLLETKVRLAESAKQNAAGQFMWLLYSHENPGRVQGGEGERELDRVGPVNYKGLFTVWGQPLDAYYMYRANYADKLKEPMVYIVSHTWPNRWLKPGKKDSISVYSNCDEVELFNNVKSVSLGKKTRQGIGTHFQWDGADIKYNVLYAVGYVNGKAVAQDYIILNHLPEAPHLKLLTQANSSILKPAVGYKYLYRVNCGGPDYRDKQGNLWMADAHQTNKNKWGSTSWTDDYAGMPAFFGSQQRTFDPIRSTDDAALFQSYRFGMNKLKYSFPVPDGNYKVELYFTEPWYGIGGGMDCAGWRMFDVAVNNKTVIKNLDIWKETGTDNALKKTVAVHVTGGQLQISFPHIASGEAIISAIAISTLDHKVVPAPSRGGVIKELKTDKQANWSVQSWLDIGQQVYAGVGIRFSELPPALYGADWIKTSTSKSAEASFTLAAASDVYVAMNVKPENRPGWLKDYLPTGLSIQTDENGGTDFALYKKRFASNANVVLGAYKDGQKYTVAVLPVTTLEPATDLKRSVNYGVANALIQGDGAVQDTLDKKKIIHFTQLTGGKVILGINPGVADSYALRFKYYNASAKTYSVNMQLQAADGTIMKTEVLSFKPLTKGKSGAVSITTGSSINAGNYKVILTAVDADGLIISGFEMQ, encoded by the coding sequence ATGGTTGTACTATTACTTTTTATAGGTAAACCTGTTATCGCGCAGCAAAATATCCGGCAGGAGACATTATTGAACAACAATTGGCGTACCATTGCCAATGAGAGGGATATTAACGCATACAAAGGCTTTGAAAAAGCAAGCTTCCCCGATAAAAATTGGCTAACGGTTGATGTGCCGCATAACTGGGATAATTATGGAGGATATCGTCGCTTAAAACACGGTAATTTACATGGCTATGCCTGGTATCGTAAAGTATTTACCATCACCGAGCGCAAGGCAGGTAAACGTTATTTTTTATGGTTCGAAGGGGTAGGATCATATGCAACTGTATGGCTGAATGGTACACAGGTTGGCTACCATGCAGGTGGGCGCACCACTTTTACTATTGATGTTACCAATGCCATAAAAACTGGCAATAACTTGTTATGTGTTCGCGCTGATCACCCGGCATTTATTAAAGACCTGCCCTGGGTTTGTGGCGGTTGCTCGGATGATCCCGGTTTTTCTGAAGGCTCGCAACCGATGGGTATTTTCAGGCCGGTACATTTAATAGTTACCGATCCCGTAAGGATAGAACCTTTTGGCATACATGTATGGAATGATACCACTGTTTCAGAACAATCAGCCACCTTGAATTTAGAGACCGAAGTAAAGAATTATACATCAACAGCAGTTACAGCAACTGTTATAAACAAACTTATCGATGCAAAAGGAAATATAGTCGCGCAAAGTAAATCGGAATTAAACCTTGTTGCGGGTGGAACAAGTATCACTAAGCAGATCATGTCAGAAATTAAGCTGGTTCATTTATGGTCGCTGGTCGATCCGTATTTGTACACGGTTTTAGCACAAGTGGTCATTAACGGTAAGATAGCCGACCAAACATCAATTCCCTACGGTATCCGCTGGATCAGTTGGCCTATTGACCGTAATAATGGCGATAATCGTTTTTACCTCAACGGCAAACCCATATTTATTAACGGTATTGCCGAATATGAACACATGATGGGTAACAGCGCGGCATTCAGTAACCAGGAAATTAAGGCGCGGGTAATGCAATTGAGATCAGCAGGGTTTAATGCTTTTCGTGATGCGCACCAGCCGCATAATTTGGAATATCAAAAATATTGGGATAAACTGGGCATACTCTGGTGGCCGCAGTATTCGGCTCATATTTGGTATGACACCCCTGAGTTCAGGGAGAATTACAAAGCTTTACTACGCGATTGGGTAAAGGAACGTCGTAACAGCCCGTCAGTAATTTTATGGGGATTGCAAAATGAAAGTCGCCTGCCGGAAGATTTTGCGAAAGAGTGTTCAGCTATTATCTGCAGTCTTGATCCCACCGCATCCACCCAAAGAAAAATAACCACCTGTAATGGCGGCAAGGGTACCGATTGGGACGTGCCGCAAAACTGGTCGGGCACCTATGGCGGTAATCCATTGGATTATGCACAAGACCTGCAAAAAGACATTTTGGTAGGCGAATATGGCGCATGGCGCAGTATTGACCTGCATACGGAAGGCCTATTCAATGAAACCAATATTTTAAGTGAGGACCGCATGAGCCAATTGCTCGAAACCAAAGTGCGTTTAGCCGAGTCAGCCAAACAAAACGCGGCCGGGCAATTCATGTGGTTATTGTATTCGCACGAAAATCCCGGCAGGGTACAAGGCGGCGAAGGCGAACGTGAATTGGACAGGGTAGGCCCGGTTAATTACAAAGGTTTGTTCACTGTATGGGGGCAGCCACTCGACGCTTATTACATGTACCGTGCTAATTACGCTGATAAGTTGAAGGAACCGATGGTGTACATCGTATCTCATACCTGGCCAAATAGGTGGCTTAAACCGGGTAAAAAGGATAGTATTAGTGTTTATTCTAACTGCGATGAAGTTGAGCTGTTTAATAATGTTAAAAGTGTTTCGCTTGGTAAAAAAACAAGGCAGGGCATCGGTACACATTTTCAATGGGATGGGGCTGATATTAAATATAATGTTCTGTATGCGGTTGGTTATGTAAATGGTAAGGCTGTAGCGCAGGATTATATCATTTTAAATCATCTGCCTGAAGCACCGCATTTAAAGTTATTAACGCAGGCAAATTCATCAATTTTAAAACCCGCAGTTGGCTATAAATACCTATATCGCGTTAACTGCGGCGGACCGGATTACAGAGACAAGCAAGGTAATTTATGGATGGCGGATGCTCATCAAACCAACAAAAATAAATGGGGCTCAACTTCGTGGACGGATGATTATGCCGGTATGCCCGCATTCTTTGGAAGCCAGCAGCGCACTTTTGATCCGATAAGATCAACTGATGATGCAGCGCTTTTTCAATCGTACAGGTTTGGGATGAATAAGCTTAAATATAGCTTCCCGGTACCCGATGGCAATTATAAAGTTGAGCTATATTTTACCGAGCCCTGGTATGGCATAGGTGGCGGGATGGACTGTGCCGGCTGGCGTATGTTTGATGTAGCTGTCAACAATAAAACCGTAATTAAGAATTTGGATATCTGGAAAGAAACAGGTACTGATAATGCCCTTAAAAAAACAGTTGCCGTACACGTAACCGGCGGACAACTGCAAATTTCCTTCCCGCATATAGCGTCTGGTGAGGCTATTATTTCCGCTATCGCGATAAGTACACTTGATCATAAAGTTGTACCTGCACCATCAAGGGGAGGGGTAATAAAAGAGTTGAAAACCGATAAACAAGCCAATTGGTCTGTACAATCATGGCTGGATATAGGGCAGCAGGTTTATGCGGGGGTTGGTATTCGCTTTAGTGAGTTGCCGCCTGCTTTGTATGGCGCTGACTGGATTAAAACATCAACTTCAAAATCAGCCGAGGCAAGTTTTACGCTTGCTGCCGCAAGTGATGTTTATGTAGCCATGAATGTTAAGCCTGAAAACCGGCCAGGTTGGCTAAAAGATTATTTGCCGACAGGTTTATCCATACAAACAGATGAGAACGGCGGGACTGATTTCGCACTGTATAAAAAGAGGTTTGCATCCAATGCAAATGTTGTTTTAGGCGCTTATAAAGATGGACAAAAATATACAGTAGCAGTGTTACCGGTTACCACTCTTGAACCCGCTACCGATCTGAAACGAAGCGTAAATTATGGCGTAGCAAATGCTCTCATACAAGGCGATGGTGCAGTGCAGGATACATTGGATAAGAAAAAGATCATCCATTTTACACAATTGACAGGCGGCAAAGTAATATTAGGCATAAATCCCGGTGTGGCTGATAGCTATGCTTTGCGGTTCAAATATTATAACGCGAGCGCCAAAACATATTCGGTTAATATGCAGTTACAGGCTGCTGATGGCACGATAATGAAAACAGAAGTATTAAGTTTTAAGCCGTTGACAAAAGGTAAATCGGGCGCGGTTAGCATAACAACCGGCAGTAGTATAAATGCAGGAAATTACAAAGTGATATTAACCGCTGTTGACGCGGATGGTTTAATTATATCAGGGTTTGAAATGCAGTAA